The following nucleotide sequence is from Triticum dicoccoides isolate Atlit2015 ecotype Zavitan chromosome 7B, WEW_v2.0, whole genome shotgun sequence.
CTCTCGTCCTTGTCGTCGGCGATGGACTTGTCGCGTAACCAGCTGGACGGCGTTCTCCCGCGAGAGGTAGGACAGCTTGCGAAACTCACGTTCATGACGTTCGCCGGGAACCGCTTATCTGGCGACGTGCCAGCGGAGCTCGGGAGCTGCCAGAGCCTCGAGTTCCTCGACCTGGACAGCAATCTCTTCGCCGGAAGCATCCCGCCGTCGTTGAGCAAGTTGAAGGGGCTCAGGATGCTGAACCTGTCGAGCAACAGGTTATCCGGCGCCATCCCGCCGGAGCTCGCCCAGATTACAGGGCTGCAGGGGCTGGACCTCTCGCGGAATGAACTGTCCGGCGGCGTGCCGGCGGGATTGGAGAACATGAGCTCCCTGATCGTGCTCGACGTGTCGGGCAACAACCTCGTTGGCAACGTCCCGCAGCGTGGCGTGTTCGCGAACGCGACCGGATTCAAGATGACCGGTAACAGCGCACTCTGCGGCGGCGCCCCGCAGCTCCGGCTGCCGCCGTGCCGGACACTCGGGGATTCCTCCAGAGGCTCTCACCTGTTCCTCAAGATCGCGGTGCCCATCATAGGAGCTGCTCTGTGCATCGCCGTACTGTTCACAGTCCTCCTGTGGCGGCGCAAGAGGAAGTCGAGGACCACCAGCACGGCGGCTCGCAGCGTGCTCAACGGCAACTACTACCCGAGGGTGTCCTACGCCGAGCTGGCGAAAGCCACCGACGGTTTCGCGGAGGCGAACCTCGTCGGCGCCGGGAAGTACGGGTCCGTGTACCGCGGCACCCTGGCACTGAAGACGAAAGGAAACCTGGCTCGCGACGCCGTGGCCGTCGCCGTGAAGGTGCTCGACCTCCGGCAAGCCGGGGCATGCAAGACTTTCCTGTCGGAGTGCGAGACCCTGCGGAGCGCGCGGCATCGGAACCTGATCGGCATCGTCACCTGCTGCGCCAGCGTGGACGCGGCCGGCGGCGAGTTCAGGGCCCTCGTGTTCGACTTCATGCCCAACTCCAGCCTCGACCGGTGGCTGCACCCGGGTCCCGCGGACGTGCGCAAGCATGGCGGCCTGAGCTTGGTCCAGAGGCTGGGCATCGCCGTGGACATCGCCGACGCGCTGAGCTACCTCCACAACAGCTGCGACCAGACGATCGTGCACTGCGACCTCAAGCCGGGCAACGTGCTCCTCGGCGACGACATGACGGCCCGCATCGGCGACTTCGGCCTCGCCAAGCTGCTGCTCCTCGACGCACCAGGGGGCACCGAGAGCACCATCGGCATCAGGGGCACCATCGGCTACGTCGCACCAGGTACGTCTCTCTCCGTCATGCAACTTCCGTACCATGGCATGTCAGATGTTACGATCACTTATCTGAAACTCTTGTGCTTGTTGCAGAGTACGGCACAACGGGGAGGGTGTCCACGGCTGGCGACGCGTACAGCTACGGGGTGACCCTCCTGGAGATCCTGGCCGGGAAGGCGCCGACCGACGGCGGGCTCAGGGACGGCACGACGCTGCCGGAGTTCGTGGCGGCGGCGTTCCCGGAGAGGATCGAGCAGGTGCTCGACCCGGCCCTGCTGCTGATGGAGGAGCTGGACAGATCAGTCTCTGTTTCAGCTTCGATGTCGACAATGTCGACGGTGTCGACGTCGTATTCGGAGGATAGCGAGGTGCGCGTCACGGCGCGGGACTGCGTGATCGCCGCCGTCAGGGTCGCGCTGAGCTGCTGCCGGCGGGCGCCGTACGAGAGGATGGGCATGAAGGAGGCCGCCGCCGAGATGCACCTCATCAGAGACGCATGCCTTCGCGCTTGCGGCGCAAATAAGCCTGTAGTTTAGCCTGACAGCCGGAGCAGTGAGTTCGATAGATAGCAGGATCTTGCCTTCTCCATATGATTAGTAAttgattactccctccgtcccataatattaaAGCGTATTTTATACTAGCTCTAATACTATGGGATGAAGGCAGTAGTAtatgggagtacctagaactcatctagatgagatataatttggtctcattcattttgaaaacaagaacaaatacaatccacatcagcacacacgcatcttatagcatcacatccaatgtatataaaaggtgaatgagaccaaattatggcccagttcttttgccagaatctgggGATTCTCCCAGAATCCAACCCCTACCCAGCTTCTTCCAGAATCTGTCagccccatttgttttacaatcctatctaattAGActctaactagataggattgtaaaacaaatgagGCTCAAAGATTCTGAGAGAAGCTGGGTAAGGGTCGGATTCTAGGAGAATCcccagattctggcaaaagaactgggcctataTTTCatttagatgagttctagcaaaactggtaGTATATAACGGATAAACGGGAATGCTAAATCTCAGGAGCAACAAACAGGGCTACATTGGTTACCTTCCTGATTTATTGATTTATGTATGAAGTTGCGTGTGTGCTAAGAGCGAATGAATGCAAGTGTATCTTCAGAAATCAATAATTCAGATAGATGCATCATCTAATCATGTGGAAAATAAACAGAAGATATAATAATTTAATGAACAGAAGATAGGTACAGCTCTATGAAGTTCGGTTTCCTTTTTCTTTGGACAGGTGGCAAGGAGTTCAGATTCCTTAGCTTCAATCATCCATTGTCATCTCCCTACCTTAGGCCAACTCCACAGCGCGACCCTATCTTGTCCGACCCCGTTCGTTTGGGGCAAAACGAACAAATCAGACGGTCCAGCGCGCGACGGCCCGGACccatctggtccgttttgtgtccggaccgacccatttcgagcgcaaacttgcgccgggttTGGGTTGCGGCGGACAGCGAACGAACGCTTCGAAcgtccgcgtcggggccgcgtggcaagcgtccacctacctcccacccgccaacATAAATGCGCACGggcgggtggccccacctgtcatccgcatAGCGACGGGTCGTcgtccttcttaaatgggaagCCGTGGACAGCTCGTCGTCCACACTTCCCACTCCGGCCCCTCCGGCCGTTCTCTGCCCCCTCGAAACCCGACACCCTCGAAACCCTAACCCTCCGCTCCCCGTCGTCGACCTCGCCGGCCGGCCGCAGCAATGGGCCTTTGGAACTAcggccgcaaggggaagcacgaccgtGAGGCCGGCTCCTCCGCTGGCCGCCGCCGCGGatccgtgaagaaggaggagcccgcgTCACCGCCGCGCTCCTCCCGTCGAGCCCCCGCGTCACCGCCGTGCTCCTCCCGTCGAGCCCCCGCGCCGGGCCCCTTCACCATTGCCCCTAGGcccgccggcgagcgcgaccggcagtaTATCTGCGCGGACGTGTGCCAGAGgtactgggagacgaggacgccggtccCGTGGAGCGACGCCCACCTCCCCAACGGATGGCACCTCTCCGCGGATCGGGTCCCCATCCCGCCGGTGCCCGTGACCGGCCGTGCCCGGCGCGATgagaccgcgcgccgccgccgcctcatccCCGACGACTTGTACTACGACCACAGGTATGCCCCCAACTCCCTGCTGTGGGACACAtggctccaggacgagcacgaTGTGCGGCGCGCGTCCTACTTCGTAGGCACCGTGTCCGGGCTGCGGAGGCCACGTGCAGAGGCGCGCGGGCGTACGCGAGTGCGCGGCCTGACGCCCACGCCATCGCCTTCCCCGTCTCCGTcgccacctccccctcctcgcatgacagcggaggaggaggcccgtctcctgCAGCGTGTAATGGacgactccatgaacacgcacgacgagcggcagtgggacggcctggaggaggccatggccctctctgcCGCCGAGGACGTCGCCTTCCCGGAGCTGCAGCTGGCGGCCGTCACGGAGGAGCCGATGGAGGAGGACCCGCTGGCCGCGTTCCTGCAGCtgctgggccaggggtggggctggtcctgcactgTTCCGGAGATGGCCGCCGGCGTGGGCGTGACCTGGTGCCCCACTCCaccgcggtcaccggagcgggaggcgtcgccgcgggaggaggtggtgcaggcacctccggccgtccagcccacccccgtctaccacgcaccgccgccccacctctggacgccgccggactacgtcgacctcatcagcgacgacgacgacaccggcagccagtgaagacggcgacggccacggcaccgacgggcgcggcaggagcgTGTGGGAggagttttttttattttgttattatgttaattatgaaactgggccttttaagtggccgttgaaactgggccgttttgtggccgatccctatatatgttttatgtttttttaaaatccgtttatttgcttttttagttagttttttagttttttattccCGTCCACCCCAGACACGATTTGGGGTACGACCGCGCGGTGGGCGCACGCACAACCCAACGAACACAGCCGGACACGGGCGAACCCATCGGCGCCCCAAAGAGACAAATTCCGGCCAATCCGGATGTCCGTTtgaggtcgcgcggtggagttgaccTTATGAACTCATTTCTCCAAAGCTTAGGAAGTACAATACAACTTGGCAATCAACAGAGAGAGCTTCTTAAGCTCTCAGATTGGTGAACAATACAAGTTCAGCAAGGTGACCGTCGCCAACAAAGTCTTTCAGAGGTTCACAAGGCATAATACTTCCTCCGGTCATTttcactctgcatattagatttgtgtcaagtccaactttacaaagtttgatcaaatttatattaaaaaatatcaacatctacaataccaaatatatgtaatatgaaactacatttcataatgaatcgAACAATGTTGATTTGGCATTGTGAATGTTAATACTTACTAGCTAAgtgtccgtgcgttgccacggattaacaaatatatatatatatatacaaagagAAAATTCATGTGACATGAGAGTCAAAGGTCATTTCTATGGGATGATATCTCATGGTCATGATCTAGTAGATACATACATCTCGTCATTGTCTTTCTTCCACACTCCATGTCTGAGCTACCACGCGACATTCGACTTCCTTCTCCCACCATGCATGCTTTTATCTCCTATTTCTCCTACCTTTACCTTACACGACAGTACCAAGTTTCTTGTCCAACTATCATAATCTCACCCCCTTAGATTATTACTGACTTGTACATGTTGTAAATAAGATCAACGAAAATGGATACTAAATTTCTGATGAGAAATGAGAATTCAGGGCAATATCTTCCCAAGACAATAATAATTCCAAGACAATCTTTTTATACCTTCTGTCAACATTGGGACACACATTCCACACAATAAGCATGCAATGATGTTGATACTTGATTAATTGTCATTATATGTCTACAGTAAAGATAACTTTACTCAAAACCGTCTAtcttagccaaatcaacaaatctctctcattaatgcaattttctttagaaaacaaataatagattcttgcctatcttagccaaatcaacggatctctttcattaatgcaatttgctttagcaaacaaataatagattctttcctaccttagccaaatcaacggatctctcccattaatgcaatttgctttagcaaacaaataatagattctttcctaccttagccaaatcaatggaTCTCTCCCCGGTTCGCTGGGCGCGTTCCGGTGGGTGGGCGTGGGGGTGGGGGTAATTTGATGGAAATAAAccagttgaaaataaaccggttgaaaataaacggaTCCTGTCTCACTCTTCACTTTCTTTACAATAAACTTCAGAATAGCAATCTTGGCGAGTGATCTCGACGGGGTTCAATCGGCGTGGCGCACCGCTGATTCTTCCAGGagtgggtgctgagaggaaggatCCCAAACCTCCATTGTCAATCGGCCAGAGCTGCATCGTCCTTTGGATCAGAGCGTGGACGGGATCAAGACGGTAGGGTTTGAGGAATTTGTAGGACATGAGGGTTTATGGTTGGCAAcacgagaactcacccatatcttggCAGACGGCAGGCCCGAGGTGCGGTCGTGTTCATGCTTCGGGAGCTGCCACATGCTGTCCTCGTCGCCATCAGCGACACCACCGCCATCGCCTGTTGCCACCACTTCAGCGCCACGAGCGTGGGACCGAGGGacgaagggaagggaaggaagtgAATTGACGTACCTATGTTTGGTATATATCACACGAGGAATCAAAACTGGATGCACGTGAAAGCATAGAGATTGGAG
It contains:
- the LOC119335288 gene encoding putative receptor-like protein kinase At3g47110, coding for MAAPAVASVALLLLSCLAAAAGTDRDALLAFKAGVTSDPTGALRSWKNDTGICRWVGVNCSAAGRVTTLDVGSRRLAGTLSPVVADLAHLEVLNLTDNAFSGGIPASLGRLGRLQFLSLCDNAFTGEIPVALRGLTNLSTAYLNNNNLTGGVPAWLGAMPMLMALTLSANSLSGRIPQSLANLTTIQRLELAENLLEGDIPDGITRLPNLQLFSVYQNRLSGEIPPGFFNMSSLWGLALANNAFQGELPRDAGARWPKLVHLYLGGNRLTGPIPATLANATKLQFLSLANNSFTGQVPPEIGKLCPHSLQLSNNQLTATDAGGWEFLDNLTSCDALTEIFLGGNNFSGAMPSSIARLSTLQALSLSGNRISGVIPPGIGNLAGLQMLDLRHNLLAGTIPEGIGKLGNLQELQLQGNELTGPVPSAIGDLTELLSLDLSDNSLNGSIPPSLGNLQRLMLLNLSGNGLAGHVPRELFGLSSLSSAMDLSRNQLDGVLPREVGQLAKLTFMTFAGNRLSGDVPAELGSCQSLEFLDLDSNLFAGSIPPSLSKLKGLRMLNLSSNRLSGAIPPELAQITGLQGLDLSRNELSGGVPAGLENMSSLIVLDVSGNNLVGNVPQRGVFANATGFKMTGNSALCGGAPQLRLPPCRTLGDSSRGSHLFLKIAVPIIGAALCIAVLFTVLLWRRKRKSRTTSTAARSVLNGNYYPRVSYAELAKATDGFAEANLVGAGKYGSVYRGTLALKTKGNLARDAVAVAVKVLDLRQAGACKTFLSECETLRSARHRNLIGIVTCCASVDAAGGEFRALVFDFMPNSSLDRWLHPGPADVRKHGGLSLVQRLGIAVDIADALSYLHNSCDQTIVHCDLKPGNVLLGDDMTARIGDFGLAKLLLLDAPGGTESTIGIRGTIGYVAPEYGTTGRVSTAGDAYSYGVTLLEILAGKAPTDGGLRDGTTLPEFVAAAFPERIEQVLDPALLLMEELDRSVSVSASMSTMSTVSTSYSEDSEVRVTARDCVIAAVRVALSCCRRAPYERMGMKEAAAEMHLIRDACLRACGANKPVV